A region from the Sphaerodactylus townsendi isolate TG3544 linkage group LG01, MPM_Stown_v2.3, whole genome shotgun sequence genome encodes:
- the HTR2A gene encoding LOW QUALITY PROTEIN: 5-hydroxytryptamine receptor 2A (The sequence of the model RefSeq protein was modified relative to this genomic sequence to represent the inferred CDS: deleted 2 bases in 1 codon), with the protein MDILYEVESSVNLTADFLLQFNKERKLQRNGFLPGEINRSAICSLTSDIAELTNRSCDRSLPSQYDASFLRTQEKNWPALLTVAAGLLGIHAVNTCNNPTQIFEKKLQNAMNYFLMSLAIADMLLGFLVMPVSMLTILYGYVWPLPRHLCVVWIYLDVLFSTASIMHLCAISLDRYIAIRNPIHHSRFNSRTKVFAKIIAVWTVSAGISMPVPVFGLQDDSKVFKNGSCLLADENFVLIGSFVAFFVPLAIMVITYFLTIKALQKEATLCMNEFGSKGKFAPFSLFPQSSLSSDKFFQRSLSKELGPSGRRTVQSISNEQKASKVLGVVFFLFVVMWCPFFITNVMAVTCKKSCSGEVIGGLLNVFVWVGYLSSAVNPLVYTLFNKTYRSAFSRYIQCHYKEEKKPLQLILMNTIPAIAYNTSQLQLAQMKHLTKKESKMMSQDYSAVKIEIHHLDRTLMSNACQVNEKVSCL; encoded by the exons ATGGATATACTGTATGAAGTGGAGAGTTCTGTGAACTTAACGGCCGATTTCTTGCTACAATTCAACAAAGAGAGGAAACTCCAGCGAAATGGGTTTCTACCTGGAGAGATCAACAGATCTGCCATTTGCAGCCTGACTTCGGACATAGCAGAGCTCACCAATCGCTCCTGCGACCGAAGCCTGCCTTCCCAGTACGATGCGTCCTTCCTCAGGACTCAGGAGAAAAACTGGCCGGCTCTCCTGACTGTCGCGGCGGGATTGCTGGGTATCCAT GCAGTAAACACCTGCAACAATCCCACGCAAATCTTCGAGAAAAAACTGCAAAATGCGATGAACTACTTCCTGATGTCGCTCGCCATCGCTGACATGCTCTTGGGTTTCCTTGTTATGCCGGTCTCGATGCTGACCATACTCTATG GATATGTTTGGCCTCTGCCGAGACACCTCTGTGTGGTGTGGATCTATTTAGATGTGCTTTTCTCCACCGCCTCCATCATGCATCTCTGTGCCATCTCGCTGGATCGCTATATTGCCATCCGAAACCCCATCCATCACAGCCGCTTTAACTCGAGAACGAAAGTGTTTGCAAAGATCATTGCTGTTTGGACCGTGTCTGCAG GTATTTCAATGCCAGTTCCTGTTTTTGGACTTCAAGATGATTCCAAAGTGTTCAAGAACGGAAGCTGCTTGCTGGCAGACGAGAACTTCGTCTTGATAGGCTCCTTCGTGGCATTTTTTGTTCCTCTGGCAATCATGGTGATCACTTATTTTTTAACCATAAAAGCCCTTCAAAAAGAAGCCACATTATGCATGAATGAGTTTGGCTCCAAAGGCAAGTTTGCTCCATTCAGTTTGTTCCCTCAGAGCTCTCTTTCTTCAGATAAATTCTTCCAGCGGTCTCTCAGCAAAGAACTCGGACCCTCTGGAAGGAGGACAGTCCAATCCATCAGCAACGAACAGAAAGCCTCCAAAGTCCTTGGGGTTGTCTTCTTCCTCTTTGTCGTGATGTGGTGTCCGTTCTTCATCACCAACGTGATGGCTGTGACCTGCAAGAAATCCTGCAGTGGAGAGGTTATTGGAGGACTGCTGAACGTTTTTGTCTGGGTTGGGTACCTTTCTTCAGCGGTCAACCCACTGGTGTACACGCTCTTCAATAAAACCTACCGATCAGCTTTCTCACGTTATATCCAGTGTCACtacaaagaggaaaagaaacctCTGCAGCTCATCTTAATGAACACAATCCCTGCTATTGCATACAATACAAGCCAGCTTCAATTagcacaaatgaaacatttgACAAAGAAGGAGTCGAAAATGATGTCCCAGGACTATTCAGCAGTGAAAATTGAAATACATCATTTGGATAGGACCTTAATGAGCAACGCTTGCCAGGTGAATGAAAAGGTTAGCTGTTTGTGA